A genomic window from Leptolyngbya sp. BL0902 includes:
- a CDS encoding N-acetylmuramoyl-L-alanine amidase, whose translation MAVSWGWAAALGMVSGIGLAEVAVAQSALQVVYPPANHQTTAAQIFFIGTADPGQPVVINGVPIADRSPAGHFAPSLPLELGPNRFTLAQGSQTVEFTITRLPSGPTLPDPPGFVADALWPQVNVARQPDELICLSAIGPASATVTAQLANQPITLLPQATSQLPSNAAVLVDQNDPVALDGPTVYQGCITTDRTGNLGQPTYRMVYQGRTETVSAPGQVSLIAPSQIEVAEVTAEAGVARTGPSTSYSRLTPLPRGTRAQITGREGDWLRLDYGGWIRASETQLVPSGAPPQSRIRGVTSRRVGDWTEVSFPLQVPVPVSVHQTGDTFTLTLHNTIPQTDTIFVGNDGLIERLDWRPILPNQAEYTFHFATSQQWGYRLRYEGTTLVLALRHPPRLGRLPLQGTRILVDPGHGGDELGARGPDGTPEKTVNLDVSLLLQAALERRGATVIMTRTDDTASGPNDRAAQINRDQPTLALSIHYNALPDSGDALNTAGIGMFWFHAQAHDLAQFLHDYLVTELDRPSYGVFWNNLALTRPHVSPSVLLELGFMINPTEFEWITDPQSQQQLAETLADGVAEWVQQRAGEGAQR comes from the coding sequence ATGGCAGTGTCTTGGGGATGGGCAGCAGCGCTGGGCATGGTATCGGGGATCGGCCTTGCAGAGGTGGCCGTGGCGCAATCGGCCCTTCAGGTAGTGTATCCCCCGGCCAATCACCAAACCACGGCGGCACAGATTTTTTTCATTGGCACCGCCGACCCGGGCCAGCCCGTTGTGATCAACGGTGTACCCATTGCCGACCGCAGCCCTGCCGGACATTTTGCCCCCAGTCTGCCCCTGGAGCTTGGCCCCAACCGCTTCACCCTGGCCCAAGGGAGCCAAACCGTAGAATTCACCATTACTCGCTTGCCCAGCGGCCCCACCTTGCCCGATCCACCGGGGTTTGTGGCCGATGCCCTCTGGCCCCAGGTCAACGTGGCCCGTCAGCCCGACGAGTTGATCTGTCTCTCCGCCATTGGCCCCGCCTCGGCGACGGTGACGGCCCAACTGGCGAACCAGCCCATTACCCTGCTGCCCCAGGCCACCAGTCAACTGCCCAGCAATGCGGCGGTGCTGGTGGATCAAAATGATCCCGTTGCTTTGGATGGCCCCACGGTCTATCAGGGCTGCATAACAACGGATCGGACGGGTAATCTAGGCCAGCCCACCTATCGCATGGTCTACCAAGGGCGTACCGAAACCGTCAGCGCTCCCGGCCAGGTCAGCCTGATTGCGCCCAGTCAAATTGAAGTGGCCGAAGTCACTGCCGAAGCCGGAGTAGCCCGCACTGGCCCCAGCACCAGCTATTCCCGCCTGACGCCCCTGCCCCGAGGCACCCGTGCCCAAATCACCGGACGAGAGGGCGACTGGCTGCGGCTGGACTATGGCGGCTGGATTCGCGCCAGTGAAACCCAACTCGTCCCCAGTGGTGCCCCGCCCCAATCCCGCATTCGCGGTGTTACTTCCCGCCGCGTGGGCGACTGGACGGAGGTATCCTTCCCGTTGCAGGTGCCCGTCCCGGTCAGCGTTCACCAAACCGGAGATACCTTCACCCTTACCCTGCACAACACCATCCCCCAAACCGACACGATCTTCGTCGGCAACGATGGCCTGATTGAACGGCTGGATTGGCGACCGATCTTGCCCAACCAGGCGGAATACACCTTCCACTTTGCCACCAGCCAGCAGTGGGGCTACCGCTTGCGCTACGAGGGCACCACGCTGGTTCTGGCCCTCAGACATCCCCCTCGCCTGGGTCGCCTTCCACTCCAGGGCACCCGGATTCTTGTGGATCCCGGCCACGGTGGCGACGAACTGGGGGCACGCGGCCCCGACGGCACCCCCGAAAAAACGGTGAACTTAGACGTCTCCCTGCTGCTGCAAGCGGCCCTAGAACGACGGGGAGCCACCGTGATCATGACCCGCACCGACGACACCGCCAGCGGCCCCAACGACCGTGCCGCCCAAATCAACCGTGACCAGCCCACCCTGGCCCTCAGCATCCACTACAACGCTCTACCCGACAGCGGCGATGCGCTCAACACTGCTGGCATCGGTATGTTTTGGTTCCATGCCCAGGCCCACGATCTGGCCCAGTTTTTGCACGACTACCTCGTCACTGAGCTAGATCGCCCCTCCTACGGCGTGTTTTGGAACAACCTGGCCCTCACCCGCCCCCATGTCTCCCCCTCGGTGCTGCTAGAACTGGGCTTTATGATCAACCCCACCGAGTTTGAGTGGATCACCGACCCCCAATCCCAACAACAACTGGCGGAAACCCTAGCCGATGGCGTGGCCGAGTGGGTGCAGCAACGGGCGGGAGAGGGAGCACAACGCTAA
- a CDS encoding Uma2 family endonuclease: MSVVVKPMTLKDYLAYDDGTDTRYELVNGELVPMPPESRLNHRIVSFLFAYFLKTGVPSDRLSIGTQIAVSGARATARQPDFVVLSEAAAAALEGASSDLLTYDMPPPLLVVEVVSPGQGDRDYRHKRSEYAARCIPEYWIIDPTAQKVTVLAWVDGLYEEQVYVGDQAIQSPHWSPLTLEAAMVLTAGRG; the protein is encoded by the coding sequence ATGTCTGTTGTCGTAAAACCCATGACCCTAAAAGACTACCTCGCCTATGACGACGGCACCGACACCCGCTACGAACTGGTGAATGGAGAACTCGTCCCTATGCCGCCAGAAAGCCGCCTAAACCACCGAATTGTGTCTTTTTTATTCGCGTACTTCTTGAAAACGGGTGTTCCCTCGGATCGGCTCAGCATTGGTACCCAAATTGCCGTTAGCGGAGCCAGAGCCACCGCCCGCCAGCCGGATTTCGTGGTGCTTTCGGAAGCCGCCGCCGCAGCCTTGGAGGGAGCCAGCAGTGACCTCCTCACCTACGATATGCCGCCGCCGCTGCTGGTGGTGGAGGTGGTGAGCCCTGGCCAGGGAGATCGGGACTATCGCCACAAACGCAGCGAATATGCCGCCCGCTGCATTCCTGAGTATTGGATTATAGACCCCACGGCCCAGAAAGTGACCGTGCTGGCGTGGGTCGATGGCCTGTATGAGGAGCAGGTTTACGTTGGCGATCAGGCTATTCAGTCGCCGCACTGGTCTCCCCTCACCTTGGAGGCGGCAATGGTCTTGACCGCAGGGCGAGGTTGA
- a CDS encoding EAL domain-containing protein, which yields MVKPLPLIAAEQTFSRLIQQWLAAEIGLGKLGADQGRATPGSEEELSFVEDAEAALFRQVFVAAPVGMAICDPGTYRMITANPALGRLLGYEATELAQRTLFDLFMDDHHPPLPMGAVLEQRCRTQSRHPIQVHLVLVPLVDYPNTANFSGQGPGAASLIPLVLAILEEDLQPQSATQPATQPATEGQYHTLMNHLPGAVYRMQARGKALEGDQDAPDDAPDAPWELAFISDGIADILGFSASTFTLPNGLDFAHLIHPEDQDRVRRAMEKALDERVPFRLTYRCLARDGQDRWVLDQGQVHWDGLQPYLDGILIDITDLKTTEAQLAYRTCHDTLTGLPNRALFFNHLDRALQPGGGPYPALAVLMLDIDNFKQVNDCIGHSVGDQLLIEVASRLYGCLHPEDFLARLGGDEFVVQVSAPAGLMEITQLAERIRQAMDPPLLVGDLSLTLSVSIGIALQGQGAMVIYDQAQDMLRDAEIAMYRAKQQGRAQFALYDTSMHQRAMARLEMETALRNACSRDEFVVYYQPIVHLETNALAGFEALVRWQHPTRGLVSPDYFIPVAEEMGLILAIDDRVIALACQHLAQWQRRWPTMPPIFLSLNLSTRHFTRPDLVAYLTQVLEANGLQPHQIKLEVTESALMDKSDITQHTLQTLSQMGFSLSLDDFGTGYSSLSYLHQYPMRTLKIDRSFIINLHQHPEGGQIVGAIVAMAASLNLDVVAEGIETQAHIDYLKQLRCQYGQGYWFAKPLPAEALEPWLNPALSNTGGQG from the coding sequence ATGGTTAAGCCATTACCTCTGATTGCTGCTGAGCAGACGTTTTCTCGCCTCATACAACAGTGGCTAGCGGCGGAGATTGGCCTGGGGAAGCTAGGGGCAGACCAGGGCAGGGCAACCCCAGGAAGCGAGGAGGAGCTTTCCTTCGTGGAGGATGCTGAGGCGGCCCTCTTTCGCCAGGTGTTTGTCGCTGCGCCAGTTGGGATGGCAATCTGCGACCCAGGTACCTATCGCATGATAACGGCCAACCCTGCCCTAGGCCGTCTGCTGGGGTACGAGGCCACCGAACTGGCGCAGCGGACGCTCTTCGATCTCTTCATGGACGATCACCACCCCCCGCTGCCCATGGGCGCTGTTCTAGAACAACGCTGTCGGACTCAGTCTAGGCACCCCATTCAGGTTCATCTCGTTCTTGTCCCCCTTGTGGATTATCCCAACACCGCCAATTTCTCCGGGCAGGGACCGGGCGCGGCCAGCCTGATCCCCCTAGTGCTGGCCATCCTGGAGGAAGATCTCCAGCCCCAGTCCGCGACCCAGCCCGCGACCCAGCCCGCGACCGAGGGCCAATACCATACCCTGATGAATCACTTGCCTGGGGCGGTATACCGTATGCAGGCTAGAGGCAAGGCTTTGGAGGGTGATCAAGATGCCCCCGACGATGCCCCCGACGCTCCCTGGGAGCTAGCCTTTATCAGCGATGGAATTGCCGATATTTTAGGCTTTTCGGCCTCCACCTTTACGCTGCCCAACGGCCTAGACTTTGCTCACCTAATTCACCCAGAGGATCAAGACCGGGTGCGGCGGGCAATGGAAAAGGCCCTAGATGAACGGGTGCCCTTTCGGCTTACCTACCGCTGCTTGGCACGGGACGGACAGGATCGCTGGGTATTAGATCAAGGTCAGGTTCACTGGGATGGGCTGCAGCCATACCTTGACGGCATCTTGATCGACATCACCGACCTCAAAACCACCGAGGCTCAGTTGGCCTACCGCACCTGCCACGATACGCTCACGGGATTGCCCAATCGTGCCTTGTTTTTCAACCATTTAGATCGGGCTCTCCAGCCCGGTGGTGGCCCCTACCCAGCGCTGGCGGTGCTGATGTTGGACATTGATAACTTCAAGCAGGTGAATGACTGCATCGGCCACAGCGTGGGGGATCAACTGTTGATTGAGGTGGCTAGTCGGCTATATGGTTGCCTGCATCCAGAGGACTTTTTGGCGCGGCTAGGCGGCGATGAGTTTGTGGTGCAGGTGAGTGCCCCGGCGGGGCTGATGGAAATCACCCAACTGGCCGAGCGGATTCGGCAGGCGATGGATCCGCCCCTGCTGGTGGGAGATCTGAGCTTGACGCTATCGGTCAGCATTGGCATTGCTCTCCAGGGCCAGGGCGCAATGGTAATCTACGACCAAGCCCAGGACATGCTGCGGGATGCGGAAATTGCCATGTATCGGGCCAAACAGCAGGGCCGCGCCCAGTTTGCCCTTTACGACACCAGTATGCACCAGCGGGCCATGGCACGGCTGGAGATGGAAACCGCCCTCCGCAATGCCTGTAGTCGGGATGAGTTTGTCGTCTACTATCAGCCCATTGTTCACCTCGAAACCAACGCCCTCGCTGGGTTTGAGGCCCTGGTACGCTGGCAGCATCCCACCCGGGGCCTAGTCTCGCCAGATTACTTCATTCCTGTGGCCGAGGAAATGGGGCTGATCCTCGCCATTGATGATCGGGTGATTGCCCTAGCCTGCCAACATTTAGCCCAATGGCAGCGCCGCTGGCCTACCATGCCGCCGATCTTTCTTAGTCTCAACCTCTCGACCCGCCATTTCACCCGGCCCGACCTGGTGGCCTACCTCACCCAGGTCTTGGAGGCCAACGGTCTTCAGCCGCACCAAATCAAACTGGAGGTGACAGAATCGGCCCTGATGGACAAGAGCGACATCACCCAACACACCCTGCAAACCCTCAGCCAGATGGGGTTTAGCCTCAGCCTAGACGACTTTGGTACGGGCTACTCCTCCCTCAGCTACCTGCATCAATACCCCATGCGCACCCTCAAAATTGACCGTTCCTTCATCATTAATCTGCACCAGCACCCCGAAGGCGGCCAAATTGTGGGAGCCATCGTAGCCATGGCGGCTAGCCTCAACCTCGATGTGGTGGCCGAAGGCATTGAAACCCAGGCCCATATTGACTACCTCAAACAACTCCGCTGTCAATACGGCCAGGGCTACTGGTTTGCCAAGCCCCTCCCTGCCGAAGCCCTAGAACCCTGGCTCAACCCGGCCCTCTCCAACACCGGGGGCCAAGGTTAA
- the ribE gene encoding riboflavin synthase, whose product MTYRSILYITMFTGLIQAMGRLSHSGSGQLTLHYSTPTHPLLRDVALGDSIAVDGICLTVETLLPQGFVAAVSPETLARTTLGQLPEGSWVNLESSLRVGGKIGGHFVTGHVDGRGHLEAATQTDNAWMISFTVPDARVARYIVPKGSIAINGISLTVAECSPSGDWFSVAVIPVTYQETTLPYLQPGQAVNLEGDILGKYVEKLLQGRPNHGAADGEDLSLAFLAEHGY is encoded by the coding sequence TTGACCTATCGTTCTATTTTATACATCACCATGTTCACCGGACTCATTCAGGCCATGGGTCGCCTGTCCCACAGCGGGAGTGGCCAACTCACCCTCCACTATTCCACCCCCACCCATCCCCTGCTGAGGGATGTGGCCCTGGGGGACAGCATCGCCGTAGATGGCATTTGTTTGACCGTAGAAACCTTGCTGCCCCAAGGCTTTGTGGCGGCAGTCTCCCCCGAAACCCTGGCCCGCACCACCCTCGGACAACTGCCCGAAGGAAGCTGGGTAAACCTCGAATCCTCTCTGCGGGTGGGAGGCAAAATTGGCGGGCATTTCGTCACCGGGCACGTGGATGGACGGGGGCATCTGGAAGCCGCCACCCAAACCGACAACGCCTGGATGATTAGCTTCACCGTGCCCGATGCCCGTGTGGCCCGCTACATCGTGCCCAAGGGCAGCATCGCCATCAACGGCATCAGCCTGACAGTGGCGGAATGCAGCCCCAGCGGCGACTGGTTTTCGGTGGCGGTTATCCCCGTTACCTACCAAGAAACCACCCTGCCATACCTCCAGCCCGGTCAGGCGGTGAACCTAGAGGGCGACATTCTCGGTAAGTATGTGGAAAAACTGCTCCAGGGTCGCCCCAACCATGGTGCTGCCGATGGAGAAGACTTGTCCCTGGCTTTTTTGGCGGAACATGGCTATTAG
- a CDS encoding bifunctional nuclease family protein produces the protein MIEMKVAGIALDAVSRSPVILLRDTTERRQLPIYISREQAGSIIGALENQVSPRPLTHDLFVNLIEDWDMTLERVVIHALRDNTFYALLTLVKGETRRELDARPSDAIAIALRLDAPIWVMEEVVAEASMPVDRDADEAEKEAFQAFLANLSPSDFIQRGGRSSTSNDAFDS, from the coding sequence ATGATTGAAATGAAAGTTGCCGGGATTGCCCTTGATGCGGTGTCGCGTAGCCCTGTGATCCTGCTGCGGGACACGACGGAGCGGCGGCAGCTTCCGATCTACATTAGCCGTGAGCAGGCTGGATCCATTATCGGAGCGCTCGAAAATCAGGTGTCGCCCCGCCCCCTCACCCACGACCTGTTTGTGAACCTAATCGAAGATTGGGACATGACCCTAGAGCGGGTGGTCATCCACGCCCTGCGAGACAATACCTTCTATGCCCTGCTCACCCTGGTGAAGGGCGAAACCCGCCGCGAACTGGATGCCCGTCCCAGCGATGCCATCGCCATTGCCCTACGGTTGGATGCGCCGATTTGGGTGATGGAAGAAGTCGTGGCCGAAGCCTCCATGCCCGTAGATCGAGATGCGGATGAGGCGGAGAAAGAAGCCTTCCAAGCCTTCTTGGCCAACCTCAGCCCGTCGGATTTCATTCAGCGGGGAGGCCGTTCCTCCACCAGCAACGACGCCTTTGATAGCTAA
- a CDS encoding aldo/keto reductase: MPMQYRRFGKTDLRLSVFSLGTMRGLDSPDTFEAILERTLGLGLNHIETARGYGPSERWLGNWLHRRGKPENLVLTTKIPPQPSRAAMAQLLADSLERLRVDRVDCLAIHGLNTPEHLAWVQNPDGCMAAVAEAQSQGKIGHVGFSTHGPREVIQAAMETGLFSFVLLHYYYFFQRHAPLIALAQALDLGVFIISPGDKGGMLYTPPDTLRQVCHPFEPLFLTYRWLLSQPGITTLSTGPACPEELDFLTELAHRTDPLTPEEIAALERLDQRPATVLGTDLCRQCYECLPCPEEIHIPEVLRLRNLALAYAMQPFGEYRYRMFENAGHWFPGRKANRCTDCGDCLPRCPENLNIPALLRDTHDRLKGPDRRRLWDD; the protein is encoded by the coding sequence ATGCCCATGCAATATCGGCGGTTTGGCAAAACAGATCTGCGCCTGTCGGTGTTTTCTTTGGGCACCATGCGCGGGTTAGATAGCCCCGACACCTTTGAAGCCATCCTAGAACGGACGCTGGGTTTGGGCCTTAACCACATCGAAACCGCACGGGGCTATGGGCCAAGCGAACGCTGGCTAGGGAACTGGCTCCACCGTCGCGGCAAGCCCGAAAACCTGGTGCTGACGACCAAAATTCCGCCCCAGCCCAGCCGAGCGGCCATGGCCCAGTTATTGGCCGACTCCCTAGAGCGGCTGCGGGTGGATCGGGTAGACTGCCTCGCGATCCACGGCCTCAACACCCCAGAGCATTTGGCCTGGGTGCAGAACCCCGACGGCTGCATGGCGGCGGTGGCCGAAGCCCAGTCCCAGGGCAAGATTGGCCATGTGGGCTTTTCTACCCACGGCCCCCGCGAGGTAATTCAGGCCGCCATGGAAACGGGGCTGTTTAGCTTTGTGCTGCTGCATTACTACTACTTTTTTCAGCGCCATGCCCCGCTGATCGCCCTCGCCCAGGCCCTAGACCTGGGGGTTTTCATCATCTCCCCCGGCGACAAAGGCGGAATGCTCTACACCCCACCAGACACCCTGCGGCAGGTGTGCCATCCCTTCGAGCCGCTGTTTCTCACCTATCGCTGGCTGCTGAGCCAACCGGGCATTACCACCCTCAGCACCGGGCCTGCCTGCCCTGAAGAACTAGATTTTCTAACGGAATTAGCCCACCGCACCGATCCCCTTACCCCTGAAGAAATTGCTGCCCTAGAGCGATTAGATCAGCGCCCCGCCACTGTCCTAGGGACTGACCTCTGCCGCCAGTGCTACGAGTGCCTGCCCTGCCCAGAGGAGATTCACATCCCCGAAGTGCTGCGCTTGCGAAACCTGGCCCTGGCCTACGCCATGCAGCCCTTTGGCGAATACCGCTACCGCATGTTTGAAAACGCGGGCCACTGGTTTCCTGGTCGCAAGGCCAACCGCTGCACCGACTGCGGCGACTGTCTGCCCCGCTGCCCTGAGAACCTGAACATTCCCGCCCTGCTGCGCGACACCCACGACCGCCTCAAAGGCCCAGACCGCCGCCGCCTGTGGGATGACTAG
- the guaD gene encoding guanine deaminase has translation MGQPAASPVSVASLALRGTLIDCVADPFFVPEAEAVRYFADGLLVIENGHIAALGHFADLHSTYVHLPLVDYSGHLITPGFIDTHIHYPQTGMMAAYGEQLLEWLNQYTFPTERQFQDPTHARQVADVFLDELLKNGTTTALVFAAVFPESVDALFEAALARNLRMISGKVLMDCNAPDYLRDTAQTGYDQSKALIEKWHGKGRLRYAVTPRFAGTSTEAQLKAAAKLLDEFPDVYLHTHLSENINEVAWIRELFPQYDGYLDVYDQTGLVRERSVFAHGVQLTDEEFRRLAQAKATISFCPTSNLFLGSGLFRIEQAKSADHPVKVGLGTDVGAGTSFSMLQTTNEAYKVAQLRGQKLSAFKALFLATLGGAQALCLEDTIGSFNPGNEADCVVLNPQATPLLALRNQATLGDDMATLADTLFSLLMMGDDRAVAATYVLGQRVQTGHTA, from the coding sequence ATGGGCCAACCCGCTGCTTCCCCCGTTTCCGTTGCCAGCCTTGCCCTGCGGGGAACCCTGATTGACTGTGTGGCTGATCCATTTTTTGTGCCCGAAGCCGAGGCCGTGCGCTACTTCGCCGATGGGTTGCTCGTCATCGAAAACGGCCACATTGCCGCCCTAGGGCACTTTGCCGATCTGCATTCTACCTATGTCCACCTGCCCCTGGTCGATTATTCCGGCCACCTGATTACCCCCGGCTTCATTGATACCCACATCCACTATCCCCAAACCGGGATGATGGCCGCCTACGGGGAGCAGTTATTGGAATGGCTGAACCAATACACCTTTCCCACCGAGCGCCAGTTCCAAGACCCAACCCACGCCCGCCAAGTGGCCGATGTATTTTTGGATGAACTGCTGAAAAACGGCACCACCACGGCCCTGGTATTTGCGGCGGTGTTTCCCGAATCGGTGGATGCCTTGTTTGAAGCGGCCCTCGCCCGCAATCTCCGCATGATTAGCGGCAAGGTGCTGATGGATTGCAACGCGCCGGACTACTTGCGGGATACGGCCCAGACGGGCTACGACCAGTCCAAGGCACTGATCGAAAAATGGCACGGCAAAGGGCGGCTGCGCTATGCGGTCACTCCCCGGTTTGCCGGAACGTCTACCGAGGCCCAACTGAAAGCTGCCGCAAAACTGCTAGACGAATTCCCGGACGTGTATTTGCACACCCACCTTTCGGAAAACATCAACGAAGTGGCCTGGATTCGGGAATTGTTTCCCCAATACGACGGCTATTTAGATGTTTACGATCAAACGGGCCTCGTGCGGGAGCGGTCGGTGTTTGCCCACGGGGTACAGCTCACGGATGAGGAGTTCCGCCGTCTAGCTCAGGCCAAGGCAACGATTTCTTTTTGTCCCACTTCTAACCTATTTTTAGGCAGCGGATTGTTTCGCATTGAGCAGGCCAAGTCCGCTGATCATCCAGTGAAAGTGGGGTTGGGGACAGACGTGGGTGCAGGGACAAGTTTTTCGATGCTGCAAACCACCAACGAAGCTTACAAAGTGGCCCAACTGCGGGGGCAAAAACTCTCGGCCTTCAAGGCGCTGTTTCTGGCCACCCTAGGCGGTGCCCAAGCCCTCTGTTTGGAGGACACAATCGGCAGCTTTAACCCCGGCAACGAGGCCGACTGTGTGGTTCTCAACCCCCAGGCCACTCCTTTGCTGGCCCTTCGCAACCAAGCCACCCTAGGGGATGACATGGCCACCCTCGCCGATACCCTCTTTTCCCTCCTGATGATGGGGGATGATCGGGCCGTGGCTGCGACCTATGTCCTTGGCCAGCGGGTTCAGACGGGGCACACGGCCTAA
- a CDS encoding Uma2 family endonuclease: MPLLNLAKLPITTLDVSPGSHLLIGDVTWEQYETLLADLGEERLIPRINYCDGTLEIMSPLPAHERPNRIITDIVKALLDAQGRDWEDFGSTTFKRPKRAGLEPDTCFYIQNAARVQGVMRMDMTKDPPPDLAIEADVTSKTTLDAYALVQVPEVWIYEDGRLTIYRLQGDGYQPSTTSSVFPNLPITTWIPTLVQQALSTGTSAMLRDLRRQLATELP, from the coding sequence ATGCCCCTGTTGAACCTGGCCAAACTGCCCATTACTACCCTGGATGTGTCCCCCGGCAGTCATCTGTTGATTGGCGATGTCACCTGGGAGCAATACGAAACGCTGTTGGCCGATTTGGGGGAAGAACGGCTGATTCCCCGCATTAACTACTGCGACGGTACCCTAGAAATTATGTCGCCCTTGCCCGCCCACGAGCGTCCCAACCGCATTATTACCGACATTGTGAAAGCCCTGCTGGATGCCCAAGGCCGCGATTGGGAAGACTTTGGTTCCACCACCTTCAAGCGACCGAAACGGGCAGGACTGGAGCCGGATACCTGCTTTTACATCCAAAATGCGGCACGGGTGCAAGGGGTGATGCGGATGGATATGACGAAGGATCCGCCGCCGGATTTAGCCATTGAAGCCGACGTCACCTCCAAAACCACCCTAGATGCCTACGCCCTGGTACAAGTGCCGGAGGTCTGGATTTACGAGGATGGGCGGCTCACGATTTATCGGCTGCAAGGGGACGGCTACCAGCCCAGCACCACCAGCTCGGTGTTCCCCAATCTGCCGATCACCACCTGGATTCCAACCTTGGTGCAGCAAGCCCTGTCCACCGGAACCAGCGCCATGCTCCGCGACCTGCGCCGCCAACTCGCCACAGAACTTCCGTAG
- the hflX gene encoding GTPase HflX — protein sequence MGSYNEKQAAELGAGETSGAKPLAFWLRCRGKSTIETVYGNLKGLKPSQLKQLQRLYHQRLPGDCIVTPEFAQRLAAASTEVGNPVCAYVNRRGQVIRVGVGTLRQTQIPLTELPRYGDDRLCGIRCIATQTEAEPPGDVILTTMALQRLDMLASLVLTGSGFKRRGGQSTGYIQSAYLAHLVPHPEQRWLVSEPLDVEDLASQHFLERVEELEEDFRRAFTARQVDSDQDRVLVVGLHTHDQNADHFQQRLEELKRLVDSAGGEVLDTLVQRRPRPHPQTVLGSGKVHEVALAAQTVGANLVVFDRDLSPVQVRNLEAQVGLRVVDRTELILDIFAQRAKTGAGKLQVELAQLEYQMPRLTGRGKAMSRLGGGIGTRGPGETKLETERRAIQRRINKLQQEVNQLQAHRARLRQRRQDDSLPSIAVVGYTNAGKSTLVNTLTNSEVYAADQLFATLDPTTRRLAITDPDTHTTTHLVLTDTVGFIEELPASLMDAFRATLEEVTEADALLHVVDISHPAWADQIHWVMRILNQMPIAPGPMLLVFNKSDEISSDVLIKAREEYPHALFISATERLGLDTLRQRLLQLVAYAAVP from the coding sequence TTGGGTTCCTATAATGAAAAGCAAGCCGCTGAGCTTGGTGCGGGAGAGACCTCCGGGGCCAAGCCGTTGGCTTTTTGGCTGCGTTGTAGAGGGAAAAGCACCATCGAAACGGTTTACGGAAATCTCAAGGGTCTGAAGCCCAGTCAGCTCAAACAGTTGCAGCGGTTGTATCACCAGCGGTTGCCGGGGGATTGCATCGTTACGCCGGAGTTTGCCCAGCGGTTGGCGGCAGCGAGTACAGAGGTGGGCAACCCGGTGTGTGCCTACGTTAATCGTCGCGGACAGGTGATCCGCGTGGGCGTGGGCACCCTGCGGCAAACCCAAATTCCCCTGACAGAACTGCCCCGCTACGGGGATGATCGCCTCTGCGGCATTCGCTGCATTGCCACCCAAACCGAGGCTGAGCCACCGGGGGATGTCATCCTCACCACCATGGCCCTGCAACGGCTGGATATGCTGGCCTCCCTGGTGTTGACGGGCAGCGGGTTTAAGCGCCGGGGCGGACAATCCACGGGCTATATTCAATCCGCCTACCTGGCCCATCTGGTGCCACATCCCGAACAGCGCTGGCTAGTGTCAGAACCGCTGGATGTGGAGGATCTGGCCAGTCAGCATTTTCTAGAACGGGTGGAGGAACTGGAGGAAGACTTCCGCCGTGCCTTCACCGCCCGTCAGGTGGATTCTGACCAGGATCGGGTGCTGGTGGTGGGGCTGCACACCCACGATCAAAACGCCGACCATTTCCAGCAACGCCTGGAAGAACTCAAGCGCCTAGTGGACAGTGCCGGGGGCGAAGTGCTGGATACCCTGGTGCAGCGACGGCCTCGGCCCCATCCCCAAACGGTGCTGGGGTCTGGGAAGGTGCATGAGGTGGCCCTAGCGGCCCAGACCGTGGGGGCGAATTTGGTGGTGTTCGACCGGGATCTCTCCCCGGTGCAGGTGCGGAATTTAGAAGCGCAAGTCGGCCTGCGGGTGGTGGATCGTACGGAGTTGATCCTGGATATCTTTGCCCAGCGAGCCAAAACTGGGGCGGGAAAACTCCAGGTGGAACTGGCCCAGTTGGAATACCAAATGCCGAGGCTAACCGGACGGGGCAAGGCCATGTCTCGATTGGGGGGCGGCATCGGCACCCGTGGCCCTGGGGAAACCAAGCTAGAAACCGAGCGACGGGCGATCCAGCGACGGATCAACAAACTTCAGCAGGAGGTGAACCAACTCCAGGCCCACCGGGCTCGTTTGCGCCAGCGTCGCCAGGATGACAGCCTGCCCTCCATTGCCGTGGTGGGCTACACCAACGCCGGAAAATCCACCCTGGTCAACACCCTCACCAACTCCGAGGTCTACGCCGCCGACCAACTTTTCGCCACCCTAGACCCCACCACCCGCCGCCTCGCCATCACCGACCCCGACACCCACACCACCACCCACCTGGTGCTGACGGATACGGTGGGCTTTATCGAAGAACTGCCCGCCTCCCTGATGGACGCCTTCCGGGCCACCCTAGAGGAAGTCACCGAGGCCGACGCCCTGCTCCATGTGGTGGATATTTCCCACCCTGCCTGGGCCGACCAAATCCATTGGGTGATGCGAATTCTCAACCAAATGCCCATCGCACCGGGGCCAATGCTGCTGGTGTTCAACAAATCCGACGAAATCAGCAGCGATGTCCTGATCAAAGCCAGGGAGGAATACCCCCACGCCCTGTTTATCTCCGCCACCGAACGCCTGGGGTTGGATACCCTGCGCCAACGGTTGCTGCAACTGGTGGCCTACGCCGCTGTGCCGTGA